From Anopheles darlingi chromosome 2, idAnoDarlMG_H_01, whole genome shotgun sequence, the proteins below share one genomic window:
- the LOC125948215 gene encoding N-alpha-acetyltransferase 20, which translates to MTTLRPFTCNDMFRFNKVNLDPLTETYCLSFYMQYLAHWPEYFQVAESPTGEIMGYIMGKAEGQGEYWHGHVTALTVSPDYRRLGLAATLMSFLEDVSEKKRCYFVDLFVRVSNKVAIDMYTKLGYIVYRTVLEYYVGDPDEDAYDMRKACSRDVHRKSVIPLEHPVRPEEVDT; encoded by the exons ATGACCACTCTACGACCCTTCACCTGCAACGACATGTTCCGGTTCAACAAAGT CAATCTGGATCCGCTGACCGAAACGTACTGCCTCTCGTTCTACATGCAGTACCTAGCGCACTGGCCGGAGTACTTTCAGGTGGCCGAATCGCCTACCGGTGAAATCATGGGCTACA TAATGGGAAAAGCAGAAGGCCAAGGAGAATACTGGCATGGCCATGTGACGGCACTAACGGTTTCACCCGACTACCGAAGGCTAGGATTGGCCGCCACGCTGATGAGCTTCCTCGAGGACGTTAGTGAGAA GAAACGCTGCTATTTCGTCGATCTGTTCGTGCGAGTGAGCAATAAGGTAGCCATCGATATGTACACTAAGCTCGGGTATATCGTGTACCGCACGGTGCTCGAGTACTATGTCGGGGATCCGGATGAAGATGCGTACGATATGCGAAAGGCGTGCTCCCGTGATGTGCACCGGAAGTCGGTGATACCGCTCGAACATCCTGTGAGGCCCGAAGAGGTTGATACCTA